In the Euphorbia lathyris chromosome 5, ddEupLath1.1, whole genome shotgun sequence genome, one interval contains:
- the LOC136228594 gene encoding uncharacterized protein, which produces MLLPRCRNLFILKNTFLPTSSQLSISHYASIHSTPATCHRWKPEGRGSQQPPKNHARYVVRQKRADAKRALKGIIFGSLSSKASFQDEKPKWEFDPEGLQGTDKKKKPKTSARHHVKSHNKKTKRKFRRESFSEESDDPETIFQANFGDRWYTWSFNHSHFRSSTTFGHDWRRKSHMDEEWDATSERESYDESVSIGSSRDRTTLGLPPTGPLNIKDVKYAFRISALKWHPDKHQGPSQEMAEEKFKLCVNAYKSLCDALSGV; this is translated from the exons ATGCTTCTACCCAGATGCCGAAACCTTTTCATTCTCAAAAACACCTTCCTTCCAACTTCTTCTCAATTATCAATTTCCCATTACGCTTCAATTCATTCTACACCCGCTACATGCCATAGATGGAAACct GAAGGAAGAGGATCTCAACAACCTCCTAAG AATCATGCAAGATATGTAGTACGTCAAAAACGTGCAGATGCAAAGAGAGCATTAAAAGGCATTATTTTTGGTAGTTTATCCTCAAAAGCTTCATTCCAG GATGAAAAGCCTAAATGGGAATTTGATCCAGAGGGCTTGCAGGGCACAGATAAAAAGAAGAAACCAAAGACATCTGCTCGACATCATGTGAAATCTCACAACAAGAAAACGAAAC GTAAGTTTAGAAGAGAGAGTTTTTCTGAGGAGTCAGATGATCCTGAGACGATTTTCCAAGCAAATTTTGGTGATCGATGGTATACTTGGTCTTTTAATCACTCTCATTTTCGAAGCTCTACTACATTTGGACATGATTGGAGGCGGAAAAGTCATATGGATGAAGAGTGGGATGCTACAAGTGAAAGGGAGTCATATGATGAATCTGTTTCTATTGGATCTAGTCGTGACAGAACAACTCTTGGTTTGCCTCCAACTGGTCCTTTAAACATTAAAGATGTTAAATATGC TTTTCGCATTTCGGCACTAAAATGGCATCCTGATAAGCATCAAGGACCTTCGCAG GAAATGGctgaagaaaaattcaaacTCTGCGTTAATGCATACAAATCATTGTGCGATGCTCTATCAGGAGTTTAA
- the LOC136230752 gene encoding uncharacterized protein: protein MADYDSNQQQQQSIPKETALQALNTIIQLHFEKTLEKKRAIDLQKKELHKLFLLFFIFLSLIFIGEAQDNRLQCRHCWAPIILLSLAHLMFYVSVAQTLRCINGFKYQRRCHKLTLGLATERLRDLKLRLGTVEFGDEAELEIHYQEPPDSYFGKFKRNWALHFGFLIFIYVFMLSSSVVLLCY, encoded by the coding sequence ATGGCGGACTACGACTCcaaccagcagcagcagcagtcGATCCCGAAGGAAACAGCACTGCAAGCTCTAAACACCATAATCCAACTCCATTTTGAGAAAACTCtagaaaagaaaagagcaatTGACCTTCAGAAGAAGGAGCTCCACAAGCTCTTCCTtcttttcttcatcttcctgtccCTAATATTCATCGGAGAGGCTCAGGATAATCGGCTTCAATGCCGGCATTGCTGGGCACCTATTATCCTACTGTCTCTAGCCCATCTGATGTTCTATGTTTCAGTGGCTCAAACACTTAGGTGCATCAATGGGTTCAAGTACCAAAGGAGATGCCACAAACTCACCCTTGGATTGGCCACTGAAAGGCTTAGGGATTTGAAATTGAGATTGGGTACTGTTGAGTTTGGAGATGAAGCTGAGCTTGAGATTCATTATCAAGAACCTCCTGACAGTTATTTTGGTAAGTTCAAGAGGAATTGGGCTTTGCATTTTGGATTCCTCATctttatttatgttttcatGCTTTCTTCCTCTGTTGTTCTTCTTTGTTATTAG